In the Treponema maltophilum ATCC 51939 genome, GCACCGTCCAGCCGTCGTCGGCAAGCTCAACGTCGGCGGTTCCTTCGTTGATCATCGGTTCCACGGCGAGTACCATGCCGGCTTGGATGCGCGGGTTCGAGCCGCCGTGCGGAATGTTCGGTATGGAAGGGTCTTCGTGAACGTCGAGTCCGACGCCGTGCCCGCAGTATTCGTATACGACGCCGTAACCGGCCGCGTCCGCCAAGTCGAATACGGCCTTGCCGATGTCGTGAATACGGTTGCCGGCTATGCATGCGGCGGCTCCCGCGTCAAAGCAGCGTTCGGTCGTTTCGATAAGCTTTCGCGCTTTTTGGCCGATGGTTCCGATTCCGACGGTGCGGCATGCGTCGCTTATATAGCCCTTGTAGTCGATGCCGATGTCGAGCGATACGATGTCGCCTTCATGCAGGATGCGGTGCTTCGACGGAATGCCGTGGATAACTTCGTTGTTGATTGAAATGCATGCGGCTCCGGGAAAGTCCTCGCGGTACCAGGCGGGCGTACCGCCGTGCTTGGCGATAAAGGCTGCGCAAATGTCGTCAACGGCCTTTGTGCTCATACCTTCTTTTACCTTCGGCAGCAAGTGTTCGAAAAGCCGCGCGAGCAGTTTGCACGATTCGCGGATTCCTTTGATTTGTTCTTCGTTTTTTAAGCGTATCATGTTTTATCCTTAAAAGATTTTATTTTCGTTACATAAATTGCCGCAAAGAAGCGGGAACGCGCTGACCGGCGTTTAAGCGCTTTGCTTCGGCAATGCATACGGCGGCCAAGGTTTTATTGTGCATTTTCGCGTATGCGCCCGCCATCTTTATTAAAAATGCGGCTTCGTCTTTTTTGCCGAAGCCCCAATCGAGCGCGCGCTCCCACAGCGCTACGGCCGATTCGGCATGAATTATTCCGTCAATGCGGTGCAGCAAAATGTTGCGCGTCAAAGCCTGCACTTCGGGAAAAAAGTGTTTAAAATACGGCCGCTTTTGTTCCATAACGATTATTTGTTCCAGCAAAAGCACCGCATCGTAAAATTCCGCGCGGAAGCTCAGCTCTTCGGCAAGTATAAAGCCGTAATCCATAAAATCTTCGCGCGGAAACCACGACGCCACTTTGCAAGCCGATATTTCGCGGTTAAGGATTTTAAACAGCTCAACCGCGTCTTCTTCGCGGCCGTGCATTAAGTCCCAAAAAACGAGTTTGCAGCGGCTTTCTTCGTCGGTGCGCTGTAAAAGCCATTCGCGGTAGTTGAAGGATTCGCGCGGCTTTTGCACGGTAAATGCGCGTTCAAACAGGTTTGCGCGCTCATCGCAGAGGGCTTTATACGCCGCATACAGCAAACGGAATTGTTCGGCGTCCGAGCCTGAAACGTCGGGGTGCAGTTTTTTCGCTTTTTTGCGGTACGCGCGTTTTATTTCCGCCATACCGGCATCGGGAGTAAGGCCTAAAAGGGCGTAAGGGTTTTGCATGAGCGGCTTTCGCTATCCTATCTTTTTTGCCGAGTACGATGCGTGATCGGCGCTTTCGATGATGTCGAAGTAATCGATGACCATTCCTTCTTTTTCCATCGCGTGCATGGTAATTCGGCACATTTTCGCCGAAGAAAATCCCGATTTAACGACCAGCACGCAGCCTTTTTTGCCGCTCACCGAACCGTGGGTTGAAAGTATTTCGGGAAGTTTTTCGGGCACTTTTGCGCCGAACAGGGGAGAAGCGGGAACAATGACGGCTATGTATTCAAACATGCCCATGTGAAGGTTTATGCTGTCTTTTTCGCTGCAAAGCGTACATTGGTTTCCCGACGCGCCGACGGTTTGTTCGATTTTTTTTAAAATGGCGGCATGCTTTTGATTTTGCGTCGAAAGAAAATGGAGCAAAAGTATTCTCATTGTTTTCCCCTTTTTCGAACCTTATACCAATTTGTATAATTGTTCTACCTGTTTTTCTTTTACGTACAAAACGGAGCAGCCCGCGTTTTCGAAAATTCGTTTGTGTGAAACGCGCATTGAACTGTCGCCGTGTTCCCCTTTTTCGGATCCGCCGAGCAGAATTAAATTCGCGCCGAACTCGTCGGCAGCCCGTATCGTTTCGCCCCAAATGCTGCCGTGAAGCAGTTCCGTTTCGATTTTTACGTTTTTCGCGGCGGCCAATTCGGCGGCGTATCCGAGGTAGCGGTTCCCGTCGGCGGTTAAGCTCGATTCGTATTCGGAACTTTCTTCAATTACGAAAATTTTGGTAAGGGTAAGCTGTTTGAGCGTCGCGGTATCGACTACGTACACGGCCTTTAAAGCACAGTGGTACAGCTTCGACATCAGTATACCGTATTGCACCGCATGAACGGACGATTCCGATCCGTTCATTAAAATAAGAACCTTTTGAAAAATCGGTTTTATCATGCGCCGGCTCCTCCTTTTCTTCCTTTCAGCGATTTTAACACAAATACGTTTTCGCGCTCCCGTTCTTCGAGGACGCTTTCGATATATTTTTTGGTGGCTTTTGCCTGCGGGATAATCATTTTATCGAGCGCGTTTACCCTGCGCTGCGTTTTTTTGACTTCCATCGCAAGGCGCCATACAATGGTGCGGATCGACGCCATCTGCGTCAGCAATTTAAGAAAATCGAAAAAATCCGCCATAACCTTGTCGGTGTCGGCGAACGAATCCATAAACGAATAAAAAAGGCGCCGCTTGGGCAGTTCCATTTCGATTGTCGAAAAAGTCATGCCCGCTTTTACAACGGACTTTTCCGTCAGCGTAAAGTCGTAGCTTACCGCGTGTGCTATGCGCTCGACACGGTCGCCGCCGACGGCCATAAGCATGTTTTTTAAAGCGGGGTAGGCCGATTTCAGCAGCTTGTCCGTTTCTTTTTCGAGCAGCTTTACCTGCTCGACCATGTGCATAAGCTCCATAACAAGAATTTCGCGTTTTTGCTCAAGCAGTTCGTAGCCGTCGGTCGATATGCGCAGCTGCTCTTTTACTTTGAGTAAATTCGATTTTGTCGGCGCTATGTTCAGTTTTGTCATGCCTGTTCCATATATTTTTCGATAAAGGCCGGATTGATTCGGTACAAATCTTCTTTGGGCAGTTCTTTTAAAATTTTCCAGCCGATGTCGAGCGTTTGCTCTATCGTGCGGTTTTCGTATTCGCCCTGCGTTAAAAACTCTTTTTCGAGGCGGTCGCCGAAGCGCAAATACTGTTTGTCCGTATCCGAAAGTTCTTCTTCGCCGATGATGGCGGCAAGGTTTCGGATGCTTTTTACCTTCGAATAGGCGGCGAAAAGCTGACTGGCCACGTCTTTGTGGTCTTCGCGCGTCATGCCCTTGCCGATACCGTCTTTCATAAGACGCGACAAACTCGGCAAGCCCGCAACCGGCGGGTACATGCCTTTTTGGGACAATTCGCGATCCAAAACGATTTGTCCTTCGGTGATGTAGCCGGTAAGGTCGGGAATGGGGTGCGAAATGTCATCGTTGGGCATGGTTAAAATCGGGATTTGCGTGATTGAACCCTTTGAGCCCTTGATTTTTCCCGCGCGTTCGTACAATTCGGCCAAGTCGGAATACAAATAGCCCGGATAGCCTTTGCGGCCGGGAACTTCGCCGCGCGTAGTCGATATTTCACGCAAAGCTTCGCAATAGTTTGTCATATCGGTCATAACGACCAATACGTGCATGTCCTTTTCGTAAGCGAGGTATTCGGCGGCGGTTAAAGCCGAACGCGGCGTTATAATGCGCTCGATGGACGGAGAGTCGGCCAGCGATTGGAACAAAACGACCTTCGACAAAACGCCCGATTCTTCAAAGGTGTTGATAAAAAAGCGCGCGATGTCGTATTTAATACCCATGCCGGCAAATACCATAACGAAGTCTTCGTCGGCGCTTAAAATTTTTGCCTGACGGACAATCTGCGCCGCCAAACGGTTGTGCGGCAAACCGTCGCCCGAAAAAATCGGCAGCTTTTGGCCGCGGATAAGCGTGTTCATACCGTCTATCGACGAAATACCCGTTTGGATAAAATCTCTGGGATACACGCGCGCGTAGGGGTTTATCGGATAGCCGTTTACGTTTACTTTTTTTGACGATACGATTTCGGGGTAGCCGTCGATCGGCTGTCCCAAACCGTTGAAGATGCGGCCCAAAAGGCCTTCGCCGACGCGCAGTTCCATCGGCGTATCCAAAAATTCCGTCGTGGATTCGTGCAAGTCGATTCCCGATGTGGAACCGAATATTTGTACGACTGCATATTCGTCCGACAAATCTATAATGCGTCCGATACGCTTTTCCGAAAAACGGTCGCGAACGGCAACGATTTCACCGTAAAAACTGTTTTCGCTGCGTTTTACGATAATAACGGGGCCGTCAACCGAAGTGATGCCCCTGTGTTCCATTCCTTTCATGCTGTTTCAACCTTCCTGTATACTCGCTCGACAGAAGCGAATTCGTCGTCCATACGCTTTGCGACGGCGCTTATTTCGTTTATTTTATCGTTCGGAATCGACGTTTTTATGCGCACCAATTCTTCGCGGATGCCGAGCGCCGTCAGTTTTAAAAGCGGGGCGCCCTGCTTGATAAGTGCCAGCGATTTTTTGTAAAAGCTCATCATAAGCTGCAAAATCAAAATCTGCTTTTCGGGAACCGAATATACGTCTATTTCGTCGAACGCGTTTTGCTGCAAAAAGCCGTTTTTAATCATTTCGGCGACAACCAAAACAAGGCGGTCGGTGTCGGGCAAAGCGTCCGGCCCGATAAGGCGCACAATCTGTTCGAGGCGCTGTTCGCGCTTTAACAAGTCCAGCGCTTCAAGGCGGATCGACGACCAGCGCGGATCGAGTTTGTCCCACCATTCTTTTACTTCGTCGGCGTATTCCGAATACGATTCTATCCAGCCGATTGCCGGATAGTGGCGGGCGTTTGCCAATTCGCGGTCGAGCGCCCAAAAGCAGCGGATAAAGCGCTTGGTGTGCTGGGTAACCGGCTCGGAAAAGTCTCCTCCGGGCGGCGATACCGCTCCGATAATCGAAACGGAACCTTCTTTACCGCACAGCGACGACACGCGTCCCGCCCTTTCGTAGAATTCGGCCAAACGCGTCGGAAGATAGGCGGGAAAGCCTTCTTCCGCGGGCATTTCTTCCATGCGGCCGGAAAGTTCACGCAGGGCTTCGGCCCAGCGGCTCGTGGAGTCGGCCATTATCGCGACGGCCATGCCCATGTCGCGGTAATATTCGGCCAAGGTTATGCCCGAATACAGCGAAACTTCGCGCGCGGCAACCGGCATGTTCGATGTGTTTGCAATAAGAATCGTGCGTTCCATAAGGGAGCGGCCGGTTCTCGGGTCTATAAGCGAGGGAAATTCCGTTAAAACGTCGGTCATTTCGTTGCCGCGCTCGCCGCAGCCGATGTAGACGATTAAGTCGGCATCGCACCATTTGGCGATTGCGTGCTGGGTCATCGTTTTACCGGTACCGAAGCCGCCGGGGATGGCAGCCGTTCCGCCCTTGGACAGGGGGAAAAACACGTCGATAACGCGCTGGCCCGTAATAAGCGGCTGACTTACGGTCATTTTTTGCGCGTAGGGTCGGGGCTTGCGCACCGGCCAATACTGCGCCAAGGTTATCTTTTCGCCCAAATCGGTTTCCGCGATAAGGTCTTCTATCGTGTAAGAGCCGGCCTCGGCGATTTTCGTCAAAGAGCGGCCGCGTACATACGGCGGAACCATAATTTTATGTTTTACCGAAGAAGTTTCGGGAACCTCTCCTATTACAGTGCCCGGCGCAATCGGATCGCCTTTTTTTACAAGCGGGGTAAACTTCCATTTCGCGCTCGTATCGAGCGGATCGGTTCTGAGCCCGGGCTTCAAAAACGAACCTTCCGCATCGAACATGTTTTTGAGCGGGCGCTGGATGCCGTCGTAAATGGTGCCGACAAGGCCGGGCCCCAAACGCACCGAAAGCGGCCGCTGATTGCACACAACCTTTTCGCCGACATGCATGCCGGTGTCGTCTTCGTACACCTGTATGGTCGCGTTGCCTTCTTTAAGGCGGATTATTTCTCCGATGAGTTTTGCGTTGCCGACATCGACGACGTCGTACAAACCGCAGCCGTCCAAGCCTTCCGCATATACTATAGGTCCCGAAATACGGGTTATCTTTCCTTCAATCATTCAGGCAGCCTCCCGCCGAAAAGAGTTTCGGCAAGCTCATAGCTGTATGTATCGCACAGTTCGTTCGTGAGTTCTCCGATAACCGCGCGGCATTTTATGCTTTTATCTTCCGTTTCGATAAGCATGCCGTCGGTGCGGCCGGAAGATGCGGCAAGGACGTTCAGCGTATCGGCGGACATTTCGGTGCATTCGAGTATTTTCGACTTTTTAAGCATCTGTTCCGCCGCTTTTTGCATATCCGCAAGGGCAAAACCCGACACCTGTATGCGTATATTGTGTCCGGACAGTACCGGCGCGTAGCGCTCCAAAAGTTTGCCGATTAAGCGTACTTTTTCCGCTTTGGGCAATTTTGCCAAAAAGTCGTCTATGGCGGAGGAAACCGCCTTTTGTTCGAACGACACGCGGTAGCGCTGTTTTTCCAAAGGCAGCGCCGCTTCCCTGTCTTTTGCAAAAGAAGCGACCTTATCATCGTAAAAAACTTTTTTTTCCGCGCGTATTTTTTCAACGCGGTTATGGACATCCGACAGTATTTTTTTACATTCGTTTTCCGAATTGGCTAAAATACGTTCGGCTTTTTTACGGGTATCCTCAAGTATTTCTTTATCGAGAATTTCGGTTGAACGGAGTTCTTCCATAATTGCATCCTATCTGTTTTACACATGAA is a window encoding:
- the map gene encoding type I methionyl aminopeptidase, with amino-acid sequence MIRLKNEEQIKGIRESCKLLARLFEHLLPKVKEGMSTKAVDDICAAFIAKHGGTPAWYREDFPGAACISINNEVIHGIPSKHRILHEGDIVSLDIGIDYKGYISDACRTVGIGTIGQKARKLIETTERCFDAGAAACIAGNRIHDIGKAVFDLADAAGYGVVYEYCGHGVGLDVHEDPSIPNIPHGGSNPRIQAGMVLAVEPMINEGTADVELADDGWTVLTADGKLSAHYENTLAVFADHTEILTVLP
- a CDS encoding J domain-containing protein → MQNPYALLGLTPDAGMAEIKRAYRKKAKKLHPDVSGSDAEQFRLLYAAYKALCDERANLFERAFTVQKPRESFNYREWLLQRTDEESRCKLVFWDLMHGREEDAVELFKILNREISACKVASWFPREDFMDYGFILAEELSFRAEFYDAVLLLEQIIVMEQKRPYFKHFFPEVQALTRNILLHRIDGIIHAESAVALWERALDWGFGKKDEAAFLIKMAGAYAKMHNKTLAAVCIAEAKRLNAGQRVPASLRQFM
- a CDS encoding universal stress protein, yielding MIKPIFQKVLILMNGSESSVHAVQYGILMSKLYHCALKAVYVVDTATLKQLTLTKIFVIEESSEYESSLTADGNRYLGYAAELAAAKNVKIETELLHGSIWGETIRAADEFGANLILLGGSEKGEHGDSSMRVSHKRIFENAGCSVLYVKEKQVEQLYKLV
- a CDS encoding V-type ATP synthase subunit D, with protein sequence MTKLNIAPTKSNLLKVKEQLRISTDGYELLEQKREILVMELMHMVEQVKLLEKETDKLLKSAYPALKNMLMAVGGDRVERIAHAVSYDFTLTEKSVVKAGMTFSTIEMELPKRRLFYSFMDSFADTDKVMADFFDFLKLLTQMASIRTIVWRLAMEVKKTQRRVNALDKMIIPQAKATKKYIESVLEERERENVFVLKSLKGRKGGAGA
- a CDS encoding V-type ATP synthase subunit B, coding for MKGMEHRGITSVDGPVIIVKRSENSFYGEIVAVRDRFSEKRIGRIIDLSDEYAVVQIFGSTSGIDLHESTTEFLDTPMELRVGEGLLGRIFNGLGQPIDGYPEIVSSKKVNVNGYPINPYARVYPRDFIQTGISSIDGMNTLIRGQKLPIFSGDGLPHNRLAAQIVRQAKILSADEDFVMVFAGMGIKYDIARFFINTFEESGVLSKVVLFQSLADSPSIERIITPRSALTAAEYLAYEKDMHVLVVMTDMTNYCEALREISTTRGEVPGRKGYPGYLYSDLAELYERAGKIKGSKGSITQIPILTMPNDDISHPIPDLTGYITEGQIVLDRELSQKGMYPPVAGLPSLSRLMKDGIGKGMTREDHKDVASQLFAAYSKVKSIRNLAAIIGEEELSDTDKQYLRFGDRLEKEFLTQGEYENRTIEQTLDIGWKILKELPKEDLYRINPAFIEKYMEQA
- a CDS encoding V-type ATP synthase subunit A, whose amino-acid sequence is MIEGKITRISGPIVYAEGLDGCGLYDVVDVGNAKLIGEIIRLKEGNATIQVYEDDTGMHVGEKVVCNQRPLSVRLGPGLVGTIYDGIQRPLKNMFDAEGSFLKPGLRTDPLDTSAKWKFTPLVKKGDPIAPGTVIGEVPETSSVKHKIMVPPYVRGRSLTKIAEAGSYTIEDLIAETDLGEKITLAQYWPVRKPRPYAQKMTVSQPLITGQRVIDVFFPLSKGGTAAIPGGFGTGKTMTQHAIAKWCDADLIVYIGCGERGNEMTDVLTEFPSLIDPRTGRSLMERTILIANTSNMPVAAREVSLYSGITLAEYYRDMGMAVAIMADSTSRWAEALRELSGRMEEMPAEEGFPAYLPTRLAEFYERAGRVSSLCGKEGSVSIIGAVSPPGGDFSEPVTQHTKRFIRCFWALDRELANARHYPAIGWIESYSEYADEVKEWWDKLDPRWSSIRLEALDLLKREQRLEQIVRLIGPDALPDTDRLVLVVAEMIKNGFLQQNAFDEIDVYSVPEKQILILQLMMSFYKKSLALIKQGAPLLKLTALGIREELVRIKTSIPNDKINEISAVAKRMDDEFASVERVYRKVETA